In Gemmatimonadota bacterium, the sequence GTGGCAGGCTGGCGCCGCGGTCAAGCGCAGCGGCGGCGCCGCCATTTCCAGCAGGCACAGGATCGCCGCCGAAATCGAACCCTTCCGGGGGCAGCACGCGCAGAAACGCCTGCACTACGGCGGGGTCGAATTGCCGCCCGCTCTGCCGCTCGATCTCGGCCGCCGCGTCCGGCACCGGCCAGGCGGGCTTGTACGGCCGCACGTGGGTCATCGCATCGAAGGCGTCCACGACCGCGACAATGCGGCCGCTGAAGGGAATCGCGTCTGCCTCGAGCTCGGCGTAGCCCGAGCCGTCCCAGCGCTCGTGATGGTAGAGCGCGATCTCCTCTGCTAACTGCAAGAGCTTTACCCGGCTGCCGGAGAGCAGCCTGGCGCCGATGACCGTGTGCCGCTTCATGATGCCGAACTCCTCCTCGGTCAGCCTGCCGGGCTTGAGCAGGATGCGGTCGGGCACGCCGATCTTCCCCACATCGTGCAGCGGCGCGGCGCGGCGCATGAGCTCGACCTCTGCCGCGTCGCGGCCCAGCGCCGCGGCCAGCAAGGCCGCCGAGTCGCCCACGCGGCGCGTGTGCTGGCCCGTCTCGTCATCCCGGAACTCCGCGGCTCGCGCCAGCCGCTCCAGGATCTCGAGGCGCGCCTCCTCCAGCTCGCGGGTGCGCTCCCGCACCAGATCCTCGAGCCGCTCGTTCTGCGCCTGCAACCGGAAATGCAGCCGCCGCGCCTCGAGCAGGTTGCGGATGCGGAGCAGCACCTCGGTCGGCTCGAAGGGCTTGCTCAGGAAATCCCTGGCGCCCGAGGCGAGCGCCCGCTCCTTCACGTCCTGCGCCGTCTCGCCCGTCAGGACCAGGATGGGGAGGTAGGTGCCCTCGGGCACCCGCGGCGTGATCTGCTCCATCACCTGGAAGCCGTCCAGGTACGGCATGTCCAGGTCCAGCAGGATGAGGTCCGGCTCCAGGCGGGTGAACAGCGGCAGCGCGCGCCGCGGGTCGGCCGTTGTCTCGATCCGGCTGTAGCCGCCGCGCTCGAGGATCCGCCTCAGCAACTGGAGGTGGCTGTCCTCGTCGTCAACCAGGAGGATGCGCGCTGTGCCCAGGTCAGGATCCATGTTCTCGCTCCACTTCGGCCGGGCGCACTGCAGCTTCCGGCCGGTCCTACGCCTCGCCAGCACCAGGCTGGTCCCGCACCTCCCGCACCTTTCGCGTCAGCCGCTCCAGCGTAAACGGCTTCTCGAGGAAGGCGACGCCGCGTCCCGGCGTGGCGCCGCGCGTAGCGCTCGTCCAGGTCCACGTTCCGGATCTCGATGGTCAGCGTGCCGCCGCGGGGCATGGCGTCCCGCGCGTTCACCGCCAGGTTCATGAAGTCGTGGGCAATGCCGCCCGCCAGTCGGCCGATCGCCTCCAGCTTCTGTGCTTGCCGCAACTCCCCCTCGACAGGGCGCCAGCGCGCGCCTCAGCCGGCCAGCAGGTCAATAACCCGCGGGAATCCGGAAGAACTCGCGCGCCACAAACCGCCCATTCTTGCGGGAACTCGCGGACCGGCTCAGCGCCGGCGGGGCGGCCTGCGCACTCACGTCTCGCGCAAGACCCTGTGCCGCAGCACAATAGGAACTTTGTGCCCCCGGGGAGAGGCTGTGAAAACTGCTGAAGCGGGACATTGAAGCCGTAGCGAATTCCATGCCACCCCGCAAGCGCGAAATCCCCCTTATGGGCTGACCGGCGCACGCCATCCCGCGCCACCACTCCACCAGAACGTCACGTCGTCGGGCACGGCGGGCTCTCACCCGACGTTCCCCGACACCGATTTCCCGATGTTCCGCCTGGCGGACGCCTATCTGATGTACGCTGAGGCCGTGCTGCGCGGCGGCGGCGGCAGCCGGGCGCAGGCCCTGAGCTACGTCAACCAGATCC encodes:
- a CDS encoding response regulator → MDPDLGTARILLVDDEDSHLQLLRRILERGGYSRIETTADPRRALPLFTRLEPDLILLDLDMPYLDGFQVMEQITPRVPEGTYLPILVLTGETAQDVKERALASGARDFLSKPFEPTEVLLRIRNLLEARRLHFRLQAQNERLEDLVRERTRELEEARLEILERLARAAEFRDDETGQHTRRVGDSAALLAAALGRDAAEVELMRRAAPLHDVGKIGVPDRILLKPGRLTEEEFGIMKRHTVIGARLLSGSRVKLLQLAEEIALYHHERWDGSGYAELEADAIPFSGRIVAVVDAFDAMTHVRPYKPAWPVPDAAAEIERQSGRQFDPAVVQAFLRVLPPEGFDFGGDPVPAGNGGAAAALDRGASLPQDPGGPGGGSSLS